The following coding sequences lie in one Crassostrea angulata isolate pt1a10 chromosome 10, ASM2561291v2, whole genome shotgun sequence genomic window:
- the LOC128167051 gene encoding protein FAM91A1-like gives MNSDVENQIRQNNTWQKLPAAVKQILGNSHREYEKAIVQFSIKNQLRYKGNLVRTARKDERRYYEDLMQYSQEHLMLYPYHLSDVIVKGLRVTPFTYYINMMSDIMTQEKSYDSLPNFTAADCLRLLGIGRNQYIDLMNQCRSSKKFFRRKPPKDLLPAQPIETVTFEHWWLVNVGYITEEDIKMCTISEKNVIDSIIDSEKGSQLAGELDYKIIQSLYRKGLIYLNVPINDEDCIIVPPLEGFVMNRVLGDYLETLLYKIFVSIDEHTTVSELASVLQIDSELVKSAVSMYCRLGFAKKKGAENVNTEELHPSWREIQPANKKLTKEQIILDWSETSEEALLEASNNPVAQDTSSNANKSALETAMEDISPTSGTTRRIAFLFDSTLTAFLMMGNLSPGLKSHAVTMFEVGKLSDESLDSFLAELEKVGSEAEGEARRYFVHALTLRDTVRFLRYNKELNMDTENGNGLAVDLIRCESLLGLDAATRARVLNRNYSLLVSMAPLSYEIRPVSSCVPQHIGPAIPEVNSVWFKLYLYHITGCGPPSLLLVKGTKLRRLPKMFYDYDRLLVTTWGHDPGVIATSNILLTLNDALTHSAVLVQAHGWQSEGKTVTVAFPFQREDSGDFSSGAYQKHSAIQRVAEHIDMKNSCGYMTLLNTGRESHTVWKEEHEEDFLMEDVFPGEENSEPSNGVKDQQSADVLAMEIDMLEMESESTEKSSAKALKQDLKLDLSKRQVSCDLSKEDHWVLLDCYFGIPLFDSGLNKEICSKVVNFGLFKQEGLQELLHSSRKLSLRLLNFISQYQDVPSAEVTSDPLLPSDTEQTPPMPTVCLQFNGGKLERWNRR, from the exons ATGAACTCAGACGTGGAAAACCAGATCAGACAAAACAACACGTGGCAGAAACTGCCAGCAGCCGTCAAACAA ATTCTTGGAAACTCTCATAGGGAATATGAGAAAGCCATCGTTCAGTTTAGTATAAAAAATCAGCTCCGCTATAAAGGCAATTTAGTGCGGACTGCGAGGAAGGATGAACGAAGATACTATGAAGACTTGATGCAATACAGCCAGGAGCATCTAATGCTCTACCCCTATCACCTGTCTGATGTCATTGTCAAAGGGCTGAGGGTCACTCCCTTCACATACTACATCAACATGATGTCTGACATCATGACACAAGAGAAGAGCTATGACTCTCTCCCCAATTTCACTGCTGCAGACT GTTTAAGGCTGCTGGGTATTGGTAGGAATCAGtatattgatttaatgaaccAATGTAGATCATCAAAG AAATTTTTCCGTCGAAAACCTCCAAAAGATCTCTTGCCAGCCCAACCAATAGAAACAGTGACCTTTGAACACTGGTGGCTAGTGAATGTAGGGTACATCACAGAGGAAGATATCAAG ATGTGCacaatttctgagaagaatgtAATAGATTCTATAATTGACAGTGAGAAAGGAAGTCAACTGGCTGGAGAGCTAGATTACAAGATTATTCAAA GTCTCTACAGAAAAGGATTGATATATCTGAATGTTCCTATTAATGATGAAGATTGCATAATCG tgCCCCCTTTGGAGGGTTTTGTGATGAACCGAGTGCTGGGGGATTATCTGGAGACCCTGCTGTATAAGATTTTTGTCTCCATCGATGAACACACCACGGTGTCAGAG CTTGCCAGTGTTTTGCAGATTGATTCAGAATTAGTAAAG AGTGCAGTGTCAATGTATTGCCGCCTTGGTTTTGCCAAAAAGAAAGGAGCTGAAAATGTGAATACTGAAGAACTTCACCCATCCTGGAGAGAAATACAACCAGCAAACAAAAA ATTAACAAAGGAGCAGATAATCTTGGACTGGAGCGAGACATCTGAGGAGGCTTTACTGGAGGCTAGTAACAATCCAGTAGCTCAAGACACAAGTAGTAACGCCAATAAAAGTGCCCTGGAAACAGCCATGG AAGACATAAGTCCGACCAGTGGCACTACAAGGCGGATAGCATTCCTGTTTGACTCGACTCTGACTGCTTTCCTCATGATGGGGAATCTGTCACCA GGGTTAAAAAGTCATGCAGTAACAATGTTTGAAGTTGGGAAGTTAAGTGATGAATCCTTGGATAGCTTTCTTGCAGAACTGGAAAAG GTGGGTTCTGAAGCAGAGGGTGAGGCCAGGCGATACTTTGTACATGCTCTGACTCTGAGGGACACTGTTCGATTCTTGAGATACAACAAAGAACTCAATATGGACACAGAGAATGGCAATGGACTGGCTGTGGACCTGATTCGGTGTGAGAGCCTTTTAGGCCTAGATGCTGCAACCAGAGCCAGGGTGCTGAACCGGAATTACAG CTTACTGGTGTCTATGGCCCCCTTGAGTTACGAGATTCGTCCAGTCAGTAGTTGTGTACCTCAACACATTGGTCCAGCCATTCCAGAG GTCAACTCTGTatggtttaaattatatttataccaCATCACGGGCTGTGGGCCTCCTAGTCTTCTACTGGTGAAAGGAACTAAGTTACGGAGACTACCTAAGATGttttat GACTATGACAGATTGTTGGTGACAACTTGGGGTCATGATCCTGGTGTCATAGCAACGTCAAACATTCTCCTGACCCTGAATGATGCTCTCACTCACTCAGCAGTTTTAGTTCAG GCTCACGGTTGGCAATCCGAGGGTAAAACAGTCACTGTGGCTTTTCCTTTTCAAAGAGAGGATTCAG GCGATTTCTCAAGTGGTGCGTACCAAAAACATAGTGCAATACAGAGAGTGGCGGAACATATCGACATGAAAAACTCTTGTGGCTACATGACTCTGCTAAACACAGGAAGGGAATCACACACAGTGTGGAAAGAAGAGCACGAAGAGGATTTCTTGATGGAGGATGTATTCCCTGGGGAAGAAAATAGTGAACCAAGCAATGGGGTCAAAGATCAGCAATCAGCTGATGTCTTAGCCATGGAAATAGACATGCTTGAAATGGAAAGTGAAAGTACAGAGAAATCGAGTGCCAAGGCATTAAAACAAGACCTGAAGTTGGATCTTTCTAAGAGACAAGTGTCATGTGACTTGAGTAAGGAGGACCACTGGGTTTTACTTGACTGTTATTTTGGCATTCCTTTGTTTGACTCTGGTCTCAACAAAGAAATATGTTCTAAGGTTGTAAACTTTGGACTGTTCAAGCAAGAAGG ATTACAAGAATTACTACATTCCAGTAGGAAGCTCTCTCTCAGACTGCTAAACTTTATATCTCAGTACCAG GATGTTCCTAGTGCTGAGGTGACCTCTGACCCTTTGTTGCCTAGCGACACAGAGCAGACTCCTCCCATGCCCACTGTCTGTCTGCAGTTTAATGGAGGGAAGCTGGAAAGATGGAATCGCAGATGA
- the LOC128166547 gene encoding neurocalcin homolog — MGNKGAKLSPRTIEELQRHLGADLSDEEIKIWYNDYQESLTPGKNQLTRKDFTEVYDKLFSGDAKEFAEHVFRTFDADGNGSVDFQEFAVGLFVSSCQDLDKKLDWAFRVYDINGDGYITKDEMAKIVTSICKMTKSTADVENMIHDIFNTMDVNKDQRISREEFLKGASHNDFVIKLLQPDPDS; from the exons ATGGGCAACAAAGGAGCTAAGCTGAGCCCCAGAACAATTGAGGAGCTTCAGAGACACCTGGGGGCAGATTTGTCAGACGAGGAAATCAAAATCTGGTACAATGACTACCAAGAATCTCTGACCCCGGGAAAAAACCAGCTCACGCGCAAGGACTTCACCGAGGTCTACGACAAACTGTTCAGTGGCGATGCCAAGGAGTTTGCAGAGCACGTGTTTCGCACGTTCGACGCGGACGGGAACGGGAGCGTGGACTTCCAGGAGTTCGCGGTGGGTCTGTTCGTGTCCAGTTGTCAGGACTTGGACAAGAAGCTGGACTGGGCGTTCCGTGTGTACGACATTAACGGAGATGGATACATCACTAAGGACGAGATGGCCAAGATTGTGACG TCGATATGCAAAATGACAAAATCTACCGCAGATGTGGAAAACATGATCCACGATATTTTTAACACCATGGACGTGAACAAGGACCAGAGGATAAGTCGAGAGGAGTTCCTAAAGGGAGCCTCTCATAACGACTTCGTTATAAAGCTCTTGCAACCGGACCCCGATTCTTAG